The Juglans microcarpa x Juglans regia isolate MS1-56 chromosome 2S, Jm3101_v1.0, whole genome shotgun sequence genome has a window encoding:
- the LOC121253405 gene encoding uncharacterized protein LOC121253405 — translation MKCHIEHQCKKCSFKKTDKSQTTLGWKVEGGSGSDSGELVPIAFSVETCRQALAEMIILDELPFRHAEGEGFKKFMLVENEEGHSPQRTIFQHEDVASSADKVASRKAKIMAEFKQQLQLKDSLESKSELDRYLAERCEDENDSFDLLIWWKVNSVRYRVLSKVARNVLAIPVSIVASESTFSTVGRVLDPF, via the exons ATGAAGTGTCACATTGAGCACCAATGTAAGAAATGTTCGTTTAAGAAGACGGATAAATCTCAGACGACTCTAGGTTGGAAGGTGGAGGGAGGAAGTGGTAGTGATAGTGGAGAACTTGTACCTATTGCATTTAGTGTTGAGACTTGCCGACAAGCCTTAGCAGAgatgattattcttgatgaaTTGCCCTTTAGGCATGCTGAAGGggagggtttcaagaagtttatgCTTGTG gaaaatgaagaagggCATTCTCCTCAGCGCACAATTTTCCAACATGAAGATGTAGCTTCTTCAGCTGACAAGGTGGCTAGTAGAAAGGCAAAAATTATGGCTGAATTTAAGCAACAGTTGCAGTTAAAAGATAGTTTGGAAAGTAAGTCAGAGCTTGATAGATATCTAGCTGAAAGATGTGAGGATGAAAATGATAGTTTTGACCTTCTaatttggtggaaggtgaattcaGTTAGATATCGCGTACTTTCAAAGGTTGCACGCAATGTACTTGCAATACCGGTATCTATTGTGGCctctgaatctacatttagcacTGTGGGTCGTGTACTTGACCCTTTCTGA
- the LOC121253406 gene encoding probable serine/threonine-protein kinase PBL21, whose protein sequence is MDEVEEFVKQLYMGVLLPMSWSTRMKIAFGAAKGLDFLHEAEKPVIYRDFKTSNILLDLDYNPKVSDFGLAKDGPEGDKSHVSTRIMGTYGYAAPEYIMTACYSLKVCYSWFCFLKESSCYSEQQQCALRGWFASYQHLEIEDLMKSRSIQMHHALKKDKKIPILSRPGDILRCPFLDFSGYKNLNKTTN, encoded by the exons atggatgaagtgGAGGAATTCGTGAAGCAGCTTTATATGG gagtATTGCTTCCTATGTCTTGGTCCACTAGAATGAAAATTGCATTTGGAGCTGCAAAAGGACTTGACTTTCTCCATGAAGCTGAGAAACCTGTCATCTATCGTGATTTTAAGAcgtctaatattttgttagaCTTG GACTACAATCCAAAGGTCTCTGACTTTGGCCTTGCAAAAGATGGGCCAGAGGGAGACAAGTCTCATGTTTCTACTCGCATAATGGGAACATATGGGTATGCTGCACCCGAGTATATTATGACAG CTTGTTATAGCCTAAAGGTCTGCTAttcttggttttgttttctcaaGGAATCTTCCTGCTACTCTGAGCAGCAGCAGTGTGCTCTTCGTGGCTGGTTTGCTAGCTATCAGCACCTTGAGATTGAAGACCTGATGAAGTCAAGGAGCATCCAAATGCACCACGCACTGAAGAAGGACAAGAAAATTCCGATTTTATCACGACCTGGAGACATCTTGAGGTGTCCTTTTTTAGACTTTAGTGGTTATAAAAACCTTAACAAAAcgacaaattaa